In Amycolatopsis endophytica, the following are encoded in one genomic region:
- a CDS encoding PrgI family protein: MTEPVRIPADVDMHDRVLGPLTARQLGILAAAGAALYLVWLVTRAFLPIPLFAAFAVPVGAASVMLALGKRDGVPLDKLLIAAIRQRIAPRHRVAAPEGVRPAPAWLTANADQGAGRRGPASEAEPVSPTALRLPAEAVTETGVVDLGPDGLTVVAVASTVNFALRTPAEQEALVASFGRYLHSLTAPVQVLVRTERLDLSAQIAELRERAGGLPHPALEAAAVEHADYLVQLGQESDLLRRQVLLVLREPLAAADPPDGLGGPGALAALQGRRNRTPGQADAAARRAAESRLVRRLTEAVELLSPAGITVTPLDAGQATAVLASACNPDSLLPPSAGLAGADEVITTASDPADDDAARWRADARAEDEPAWGEDDWDYEDEREEQF; encoded by the coding sequence ATGACCGAACCCGTTCGCATTCCCGCCGACGTCGACATGCACGACCGCGTGCTCGGCCCGCTCACCGCGCGCCAGCTGGGCATCCTCGCCGCGGCCGGAGCGGCGCTGTACCTGGTGTGGCTCGTCACGCGCGCGTTCCTGCCGATCCCGCTCTTCGCCGCCTTCGCGGTTCCGGTCGGCGCGGCGTCGGTGATGCTCGCCCTGGGCAAGCGCGACGGTGTCCCGCTGGACAAGCTCCTGATCGCCGCGATCCGCCAGCGGATCGCTCCGCGACACCGCGTCGCCGCGCCGGAAGGCGTCCGTCCGGCGCCCGCGTGGCTCACCGCGAACGCGGACCAGGGAGCCGGCCGCCGCGGGCCAGCGTCCGAGGCTGAACCCGTCTCCCCGACCGCGCTGCGCCTGCCGGCTGAGGCAGTCACGGAGACCGGCGTGGTGGACCTGGGCCCGGACGGGTTGACGGTCGTCGCCGTCGCGAGCACGGTGAACTTCGCGCTCCGGACACCGGCCGAGCAGGAGGCACTGGTCGCCTCGTTCGGGCGCTACCTGCACTCACTGACCGCCCCGGTCCAGGTGCTGGTGCGCACCGAGCGTCTCGACCTCTCCGCTCAGATCGCCGAGCTGCGCGAGCGCGCGGGTGGCCTGCCGCACCCGGCGTTGGAAGCGGCCGCGGTCGAGCACGCCGACTACCTGGTCCAGCTCGGGCAGGAGTCCGATCTGCTGCGACGGCAGGTGCTGCTCGTGCTGCGGGAACCGCTCGCCGCAGCCGACCCTCCTGACGGACTCGGCGGCCCTGGGGCGCTGGCCGCTCTGCAGGGCCGCCGCAACCGGACGCCCGGCCAGGCCGACGCCGCCGCACGACGAGCGGCCGAGTCACGCCTGGTGCGCCGCCTCACCGAAGCCGTGGAGCTGCTGTCCCCAGCCGGGATCACGGTGACCCCGCTCGACGCGGGGCAGGCCACCGCGGTCCTGGCCTCGGCGTGCAACCCCGACAGCCTCTTGCCCCCATCAGCCGGGCTCGCCGGCGCGGATGAGGTCATCACTACCGCTTCGGACCCGGCGGATGACGACGCCGCCCGGTGGCGTGCGGATGCACGTGCAGAGGACGAGCCCGCGTGGGGCGAGGACGACTGGGACTACGAGGACGAGCGAGAGGAGCAGTTCTGA
- a CDS encoding VirB4 family type IV secretion system protein, whose amino-acid sequence MRHRSHHRRPGQPASPAAAAFTPDALSVGARHLEVGGEWVASFAVIGYPREVHPGWLAPLLTYPGRLDVSVHVEPIDPATAAARLKKQLAKLEAGRRHTAEHGRLFDPHVEAATEDAYDLSSRVARGEGKLFRVGLYLTIHATTQRALAEEVAALRSLCASLLLDAKHTTYRSLQGWVSTLPLSLDLIGMRRTFDTAALSAAFPFTSPDLPAPDPTSVAAPAGVLYGYNIGSQGLVHWDRFGEGMHNHNSVILGRSGAGKSYLVKLELLRSLYRGIEVAVVDPEDEYARLAAAVGGTNVHLGVPGVRLNPFDLPIHTRPDGRRTAPKDALVRRSLFLHTAIEVLLGGEPSAAERAALDRAIAATYQSVGITTDPRTWTRPSPELRTLREKLASSGDGAGRELAARLHPFVEGAFKQLFDGPSTVQPEGQLVVFSLRDLPDELKAIGTLLTLDVIWRRVSNPAIRRPRMVAVDEAWLLLQDKAGAEFLFRSAKAFRKYWAGLTVATQDVDDVLGTDLGKAVVANAATQILLRQAPQAIDEIARTFTLSAGERQFLLAADRGQGLLSTGTQRVAFQSMASPTEHYLITSDPAELAEQDDDQAAAFVDLGPQPVEGEEISLDAP is encoded by the coding sequence ATGCGCCATCGCAGCCACCACCGTCGGCCTGGCCAACCGGCCTCCCCGGCCGCAGCCGCATTCACGCCGGACGCCCTGTCGGTGGGGGCGCGGCACCTGGAGGTCGGCGGCGAATGGGTCGCCAGCTTCGCGGTCATCGGCTACCCGCGCGAGGTGCACCCCGGCTGGCTGGCTCCGCTGCTGACCTACCCCGGCCGCTTGGACGTCTCCGTGCACGTCGAGCCGATCGACCCTGCCACCGCCGCCGCCCGGTTGAAGAAGCAGCTCGCCAAGCTCGAGGCCGGCCGACGCCACACCGCCGAGCACGGCCGGCTGTTCGACCCCCACGTCGAGGCCGCCACCGAAGACGCCTACGACCTGTCCTCCCGCGTCGCCCGAGGCGAGGGCAAGCTGTTCCGCGTCGGGCTGTACCTGACCATCCACGCCACCACCCAACGCGCTCTCGCCGAGGAAGTCGCGGCACTGCGGTCACTGTGCGCCAGCCTGCTGCTGGACGCCAAGCACACCACCTACCGCAGCCTCCAGGGGTGGGTGTCGACCTTGCCGCTGAGCCTGGACCTGATCGGCATGCGCCGCACCTTCGACACCGCAGCGTTGTCGGCCGCGTTCCCGTTCACCAGCCCGGACCTGCCCGCGCCTGATCCGACCTCGGTCGCGGCACCGGCCGGGGTGCTCTACGGGTACAACATCGGCTCCCAGGGGCTGGTCCACTGGGACCGCTTCGGCGAGGGCATGCACAACCACAACTCGGTCATCCTTGGCCGCTCGGGCGCGGGGAAGTCATACCTGGTCAAGTTGGAGCTGCTGCGTTCGCTGTACCGCGGGATCGAGGTCGCCGTTGTCGATCCGGAGGACGAGTATGCCCGGCTCGCGGCCGCCGTCGGGGGAACCAACGTCCACCTCGGCGTGCCCGGAGTTCGGCTCAACCCGTTCGATTTGCCCATCCACACGCGGCCGGACGGACGACGCACCGCACCGAAGGACGCGCTCGTTCGGCGCAGCCTGTTCCTGCACACCGCGATCGAAGTTCTTCTCGGCGGTGAACCGTCGGCAGCCGAGCGGGCCGCGCTGGACCGCGCGATCGCCGCGACCTACCAGAGCGTGGGCATCACCACCGATCCCCGCACCTGGACCCGACCCTCACCCGAGCTGCGCACACTGCGAGAAAAGCTCGCTAGCTCCGGTGACGGTGCCGGCCGCGAGCTCGCCGCGCGGTTGCATCCGTTCGTCGAGGGCGCGTTCAAGCAGCTCTTCGACGGGCCCAGCACCGTTCAACCCGAGGGACAGCTCGTGGTGTTCAGCCTCCGCGACCTGCCCGACGAGCTGAAAGCGATCGGCACGCTGCTCACGCTCGACGTCATCTGGCGGCGAGTGTCGAACCCCGCGATCCGCCGGCCGCGGATGGTGGCGGTGGACGAGGCATGGCTTTTGCTGCAAGACAAGGCCGGTGCCGAGTTCTTGTTCCGTTCGGCGAAAGCCTTCCGCAAGTACTGGGCCGGTCTGACAGTGGCGACCCAGGACGTCGACGACGTCCTCGGCACCGACCTCGGCAAAGCCGTCGTGGCCAACGCGGCCACCCAGATCCTGCTCCGGCAGGCCCCGCAAGCCATCGACGAGATCGCCCGCACCTTCACCCTCTCCGCCGGAGAACGCCAGTTCCTGCTCGCAGCCGACCGCGGCCAGGGACTGCTGTCGACCGGAACCCAGCGCGTGGCCTTCCAGAGCATGGCGTCGCCGACCGAGCACTACCTGATCACCAGCGATCCGGCCGAACTCGCCGAGCAAGACGACGACCAGGCTGCCGCGTTCGTCGACCTCGGTCCTCAGCCCGTCGAGGGCGAGGAAATCAGCCTCGATGCCCCTTGA